A DNA window from Fusobacterium mortiferum ATCC 9817 contains the following coding sequences:
- a CDS encoding TIGR03960 family B12-binding radical SAM protein: protein MRVNLDKYLLKVEKPGQYLGNEINSIHKENYKARMCLFFPDIYEVGMSNLGIRILYSLMNRVEGFSLERGFAPMEDMEKLMRENNIPMFSLESKTPLKEFDVVGFSLSYEMCYPNVLNALDLAGIPVRREERGEEYPLIMAGGTCMMNPVPMERFLDFIVIGDGEEVMVEIAKILVAHKDKTKMERLQLIEGLDGVYVPVLHKGKKRIKRAIVADLNNTEYYEDQIVPYINIVHDRATVEIQRGCSRGCRFCQAGIVYRPVRERSLEKNLELIEKMIKKTGYGEVSLSSLSSSDYSKIDELIKGVKSKNAHRNLGVSLPSLRMNTHSVEVAEDISGGKRTGFTFAPEAGSQRMRDIINKGVNEEDVLETAEAAVRGGWETLKFYFMIGLPFETDEDVKGIYELAKKVVDRCRPINKRLNVTVSVSNFVPKPHTPFQWAEQMDFAEMKRKHALLRELFKGQKSCNLRIHDMKKSYLEGFLSRGDERIGELVELAWRGGAKLDDYKDNFNIWKRAMEELGMDENEYLRARDMNEELPWDIVEISVDKEFLKRELKQAENVALTPECRTKCSNCGMRKRFPNCMVIAK, encoded by the coding sequence ATGAGAGTAAATTTAGATAAATATTTATTAAAAGTAGAAAAGCCAGGACAATATTTAGGAAATGAGATTAACAGTATTCATAAAGAGAATTATAAAGCAAGAATGTGTTTATTTTTCCCAGATATATATGAGGTAGGAATGTCTAACTTAGGTATTAGAATACTATATAGTCTTATGAACAGAGTGGAAGGATTTTCATTAGAAAGAGGATTTGCTCCGATGGAAGATATGGAAAAGCTTATGAGAGAAAATAATATTCCAATGTTTTCATTAGAAAGTAAGACTCCATTAAAAGAGTTTGATGTAGTAGGTTTTTCACTATCATATGAGATGTGCTATCCAAATGTATTAAATGCTCTTGACCTTGCAGGGATACCAGTAAGAAGAGAGGAAAGAGGAGAAGAATATCCACTGATAATGGCTGGTGGAACTTGTATGATGAATCCTGTACCTATGGAAAGATTTTTAGATTTTATAGTTATAGGTGATGGGGAAGAGGTAATGGTAGAGATTGCTAAAATCCTAGTAGCTCATAAAGATAAAACTAAGATGGAAAGATTACAACTTATAGAGGGATTAGATGGGGTATATGTGCCAGTTCTTCATAAGGGAAAGAAAAGGATAAAAAGAGCAATAGTTGCAGATTTAAATAATACAGAATATTATGAGGATCAGATAGTACCGTATATAAATATAGTACATGATAGAGCTACTGTAGAAATACAAAGAGGATGTTCGAGAGGTTGTAGATTTTGCCAAGCAGGAATAGTATATAGACCAGTTAGAGAGAGAAGCTTAGAGAAAAATCTAGAATTAATAGAAAAAATGATCAAAAAGACTGGATATGGAGAGGTATCTTTATCTTCATTAAGTAGTAGTGATTATAGTAAGATAGACGAATTGATTAAAGGAGTAAAAAGCAAAAATGCTCATAGAAATCTTGGGGTATCACTTCCATCATTAAGAATGAATACTCACTCTGTTGAGGTAGCTGAAGATATCAGTGGTGGAAAGAGAACAGGATTTACATTTGCACCAGAAGCTGGTTCTCAAAGAATGAGAGATATAATTAATAAGGGAGTAAATGAAGAAGATGTATTAGAAACTGCTGAAGCAGCAGTGAGAGGTGGATGGGAAACATTAAAATTTTACTTTATGATAGGACTTCCATTTGAAACTGATGAAGATGTAAAAGGAATATATGAACTAGCTAAAAAAGTTGTAGATAGATGTAGACCTATAAATAAAAGACTTAATGTAACAGTAAGTGTATCAAACTTTGTACCTAAACCTCATACTCCATTTCAATGGGCAGAGCAGATGGATTTTGCAGAGATGAAAAGAAAACATGCTCTTTTAAGAGAGTTATTTAAAGGACAAAAAAGTTGTAATTTGAGAATACATGATATGAAAAAATCTTATTTAGAAGGATTCTTATCAAGAGGAGATGAGAGAATAGGAGAGCTTGTAGAGTTAGCTTGGAGAGGTGGAGCAAAACTTGATGATTACAAAGATAACTTTAATATCTGGAAGAGAGCTATGGAAGAATTAGGTATGGATGAGAATGAGTATTTAAGAGCTAGAGATATGAATGAAGAGTTACCTTGGGATATTGTAGAAATAAGTGTGGATAAAGAGTTTTTAAAAAGAGAATTAAAACAAGCAGAAAATGTAGCTCTAACACCAGAGTGTAGAACTAAATGCTCTAACTGCGGAATGAGAAAGAGATTTCCTAATTGTATGGTAATAGCTAAATAG
- a CDS encoding UDP-N-acetylmuramoyl-L-alanyl-D-glutamate--2,6-diaminopimelate ligase — translation MEELLLGLDYEILQKGKTEIEFKGMEYDSRKIKDGDIFVALEGSISDGHKYIKQAIENGAKGVLVSKKVEPEFPVEYILVKDLRKNLGKIASNFYGYPQKKLKIIGITGTNGKTTSTYLLESILGKEKVARIGTVEYKIGDEVIEAPNTTPESLDIVKMCKKAVEKGLEYLVMEVSSHALSLGRVDMLEFDVASFTNLTLDHLDYHENMDNYFQAKRKLFTMLKDSKKSSINIDDIYGDRLYKEFGGYSYSLTKSADLTGEIVEFHSDGQFVRLNLMGEMFEEKLAILGRYNLYNVLGVIGIALQLGIGKNIILEKLKDIKGAPGRFELVNCGQDYIVVVDYAHTGDALENILKSINELKKGRVITVFGCGGDRDATKRPIMGEIAQRLSDIAILTSDNPRTENPHLIIEDVKKGMNGDHYLVEEDREQAIVKAIEIAQKNDIILIAGKGHETYQILGRKKIHFDDREIARREIVKRKIRG, via the coding sequence ATGGAAGAACTATTGCTTGGGCTAGATTATGAGATATTACAAAAAGGAAAAACTGAGATAGAATTTAAAGGAATGGAGTACGATTCAAGAAAAATAAAAGATGGAGATATATTTGTAGCATTAGAAGGATCTATATCTGATGGACATAAGTATATTAAACAAGCAATAGAAAATGGAGCGAAGGGAGTATTAGTATCAAAAAAAGTAGAGCCAGAGTTTCCTGTTGAATATATTTTAGTTAAGGACTTGAGAAAAAATTTAGGAAAGATAGCTTCTAATTTTTATGGTTATCCTCAAAAGAAATTAAAGATAATAGGTATTACTGGAACAAATGGAAAAACTACTTCTACTTATCTTTTAGAGTCTATTTTAGGAAAAGAAAAAGTAGCTAGGATAGGAACTGTTGAATATAAAATAGGAGATGAAGTAATAGAAGCCCCTAATACTACTCCTGAATCTTTAGATATAGTAAAGATGTGTAAAAAAGCAGTAGAAAAAGGATTGGAATATTTAGTTATGGAAGTGAGTTCTCATGCTCTTTCATTGGGAAGAGTAGATATGTTAGAATTTGATGTTGCATCATTTACTAATTTAACTTTAGATCACTTAGATTATCATGAGAATATGGATAATTATTTCCAAGCTAAAAGAAAACTTTTTACAATGTTAAAAGATAGCAAAAAAAGTTCTATCAATATAGATGATATTTATGGAGATAGGCTCTATAAAGAGTTTGGTGGATATTCCTATTCTTTAACTAAGTCAGCGGATTTAACAGGAGAGATAGTAGAGTTCCATAGTGATGGTCAATTTGTAAGACTAAATCTTATGGGAGAGATGTTTGAAGAGAAATTAGCTATATTAGGAAGATATAACTTGTATAATGTTTTAGGAGTAATAGGAATAGCACTTCAATTGGGGATAGGAAAAAATATAATTTTAGAAAAATTAAAAGATATAAAAGGGGCACCAGGAAGATTTGAGTTAGTAAACTGTGGACAAGACTATATTGTTGTAGTAGATTATGCACATACTGGAGATGCTCTAGAGAATATTTTAAAAAGTATAAATGAATTGAAAAAAGGTAGAGTAATTACTGTATTTGGTTGTGGTGGAGATAGAGATGCAACTAAAAGACCAATTATGGGGGAAATTGCTCAAAGACTTAGTGATATAGCAATACTTACATCTGATAACCCAAGAACAGAAAATCCACATTTAATAATTGAAGATGTTAAAAAGGGTATGAACGGAGATCATTATCTTGTAGAAGAGGATAGAGAGCAGGCTATAGTGAAAGCCATAGAGATAGCTCAAAAAAATGATATAATTTTAATTGCTGGAAAAGGACATGAAACTTATCAGATACTTGGAAGAAAGAAAATCCATTTTGATGATAGAGAAATAGCAAGAAGAGAAATAGTAAAAAGAAAGATAAGAGGATAA
- a CDS encoding tRNA threonylcarbamoyladenosine dehydratase — translation MIFQRTELLIGSENLNKLKNSHVIVFGVGGVGGFATEALVRAGIGEISIVDFDTVDITNLNRQIIALQSTIGKLKTSVMKERLLNINPNLIVHEYPCKFSKDNIDIFFKDKEYSYIVDAIDLVTCKLDLISIAKDKNIPIISSMGTGNKLNPTMLEVNDINKTSVCPLARVMRKELKNRGIKKLKVVYSKEEPKKPENLKGSREKKVNVGSISFVPSTAGLIIASEVIKDICNL, via the coding sequence ATGATATTTCAAAGAACTGAACTTTTAATTGGAAGTGAAAATTTAAATAAACTTAAAAATTCTCATGTAATAGTTTTTGGTGTAGGTGGAGTAGGAGGATTTGCTACTGAAGCCCTTGTAAGAGCTGGAATAGGCGAGATTTCAATAGTTGATTTTGATACTGTTGATATAACTAATCTAAATAGACAAATAATTGCACTACAAAGTACAATTGGAAAGCTAAAAACTTCTGTAATGAAGGAAAGACTTCTAAATATCAATCCTAATTTAATTGTACATGAATATCCATGTAAATTTTCCAAAGATAATATTGATATTTTCTTTAAAGATAAAGAGTATTCATATATAGTAGATGCTATTGATTTAGTTACTTGTAAATTAGACTTAATCTCCATTGCAAAAGATAAAAATATTCCAATTATCTCATCTATGGGGACAGGAAATAAACTAAATCCTACTATGCTAGAAGTTAATGATATAAATAAAACTTCTGTATGCCCTTTAGCTCGTGTTATGAGAAAAGAGTTAAAAAATAGAGGAATAAAAAAATTAAAAGTTGTTTATTCTAAAGAGGAACCTAAGAAACCTGAAAACTTAAAAGGAAGTAGAGAAAAAAAAGTAAATGTTGGAAGTATCTCATTTGTTCCATCAACTGCTGGACTTATAATAGCTAGTGAAGTAATTAAAGATATTTGTAATTTATAG
- the rplU gene encoding 50S ribosomal protein L21 yields the protein MYAVIKTGGKQYKVTEGDVLRVEKLNAEVNATVELTEVLLVANGETVKVGTPVVEGAKVVAEVVAQGKGAKVVNFKYKPKTGYHRKKGHRQLFTEIKVTSINA from the coding sequence ATGTACGCAGTTATTAAAACTGGTGGTAAACAATACAAAGTTACAGAAGGTGACGTATTAAGAGTAGAGAAATTAAATGCTGAAGTTAACGCAACTGTAGAATTAACTGAAGTTCTTTTAGTAGCTAATGGAGAAACTGTAAAAGTTGGAACTCCTGTAGTAGAAGGAGCTAAAGTAGTTGCAGAAGTTGTTGCTCAAGGTAAAGGAGCTAAAGTAGTTAACTTCAAATACAAGCCAAAAACAGGATACCACAGAAAAAAAGGTCACAGACAACTATTTACTGAAATTAAAGTTACTTCAATAAACGCTTAA
- a CDS encoding pseudouridine synthase family protein, producing MDIRTIEKNDKWGYMFYIKYDGTKFHSFDEIVGKRTVKGRFKELMNEIGFSWAKGIQQGGRTDAKVSATENILYVSSKFDGNKKICKRDLIFYQMKV from the coding sequence ATGGATATAAGAACCATAGAAAAAAATGATAAATGGGGATATATGTTCTATATAAAATATGATGGAACAAAGTTTCATTCCTTTGATGAGATAGTTGGAAAGAGAACTGTTAAAGGAAGATTTAAAGAGTTGATGAATGAGATAGGATTTTCTTGGGCAAAAGGGATACAACAGGGAGGGAGAACCGACGCTAAAGTAAGTGCTACAGAAAATATTTTATATGTAAGTAGTAAGTTTGATGGAAATAAAAAAATTTGCAAGAGAGATTTAATCTTTTATCAGATGAAAGTTTAA
- a CDS encoding uracil-DNA glycosylase, whose amino-acid sequence MVNLGNDWDEVLKGEFDKEYYQKLRKFLIEEYKTRVIYPKMENIFSALKLTTYRDTKVLILGQDPYHGPNQAHGLAFSVNPGIKTPPSLLNMYKELKDELGLYIPNNGYLVPWAEQGVLLLNTALTVRAGEANSHSGMGWEIFTDNIIKHLNDRKEPVIFVLWGNNARKKKAFITNKQHFVLEGPHPSPLSASRGFFGCGHFKKINDILRNIGKQEINWQIENI is encoded by the coding sequence ATGGTAAATTTAGGTAATGATTGGGATGAAGTATTAAAAGGTGAGTTTGATAAAGAATATTATCAAAAATTAAGAAAATTTTTGATTGAAGAATATAAAACAAGAGTTATATATCCAAAAATGGAGAATATTTTTTCAGCATTAAAACTTACAACTTATAGGGATACAAAGGTACTTATATTGGGGCAAGATCCATATCATGGACCTAATCAAGCTCATGGTTTAGCTTTTTCAGTAAATCCTGGAATAAAAACTCCACCATCTTTACTCAATATGTATAAAGAATTAAAAGATGAATTGGGATTATATATTCCAAATAATGGTTATTTAGTACCATGGGCAGAGCAAGGAGTGTTGCTTCTAAATACGGCTCTAACTGTTAGAGCTGGTGAAGCTAATTCTCATTCAGGTATGGGATGGGAAATTTTTACAGATAATATTATAAAGCATCTAAATGATAGAAAAGAGCCGGTGATTTTTGTATTGTGGGGAAATAATGCTAGAAAGAAAAAAGCTTTTATAACAAATAAACAACACTTCGTATTAGAAGGACCACACCCTAGTCCATTATCAGCAAGTAGAGGATTCTTTGGATGTGGACACTTTAAAAAAATAAATGATATATTAAGAAATATTGGAAAGCAAGAGATAAATTGGCAGATAGAAAATATATGA
- a CDS encoding toxin-antitoxin system YwqK family antitoxin — MKKVISFIMSITICTTLLGAEFKEVTPLEKNIVAQNETIKEEVKENTKPTEKIEVLEEKVAETEVSKERIEDLGIKRKSSDGKVYAGKETTPYTGKFALFLGDIIEYTETYVNGVLNGPKTWYSYDGKVVLEENYKNDKIEGEQKAYYENGNIKSIVDYKNGKIIKIEALAQDGTILHQSDLSKGTGIWKYFWENGNILEEGSYKNWKKDGKWVKYRENGEVDVTTIYKNGRLIEQIWG, encoded by the coding sequence GTGAAGAAGGTTATTTCGTTTATAATGTCTATTACAATTTGTACTACTCTATTAGGTGCAGAGTTTAAAGAGGTTACTCCTCTTGAAAAAAACATTGTTGCTCAAAATGAAACTATAAAAGAAGAAGTAAAAGAAAATACAAAACCTACTGAGAAAATAGAGGTTTTAGAGGAAAAAGTAGCTGAAACAGAAGTTTCCAAAGAAAGAATAGAAGATTTAGGAATTAAAAGAAAAAGTTCAGATGGAAAAGTTTATGCTGGAAAAGAAACCACTCCATATACTGGTAAATTTGCCCTATTTTTAGGAGATATCATTGAATATACTGAAACATATGTAAATGGTGTATTAAATGGACCTAAAACTTGGTACTCTTATGATGGTAAGGTAGTCTTAGAAGAGAACTATAAAAATGATAAGATTGAAGGAGAGCAAAAGGCTTATTATGAAAATGGAAATATTAAATCTATTGTAGACTATAAAAATGGTAAAATTATTAAAATAGAAGCCTTAGCTCAAGATGGAACTATCCTACATCAAAGCGATTTAAGTAAAGGTACTGGAATTTGGAAATATTTCTGGGAAAATGGAAATATTCTTGAAGAAGGTAGCTATAAAAATTGGAAAAAAGATGGCAAGTGGGTCAAATATCGTGAAAATGGCGAAGTTGATGTTACTACTATCTATAAAAATGGTAGACTTATTGAGCAGATTTGGGGATAG
- the rpmA gene encoding 50S ribosomal protein L27, translated as MQFTLNIQLFAHKKGQGSVKNGRDSNPKYLGVKKYDGEVVKAGNIIVRQRGTAFHPGNNMGMGKDHTLFALIDGYVKFERLGKDKKQVSVYASK; from the coding sequence ATGCAATTTACTTTAAATATACAATTATTTGCACACAAAAAAGGACAAGGTTCTGTTAAAAACGGAAGAGATTCAAATCCTAAATATCTTGGAGTAAAAAAATATGATGGAGAAGTTGTAAAAGCTGGAAACATCATAGTAAGACAAAGAGGAACAGCTTTCCACCCAGGAAACAACATGGGAATGGGTAAAGACCATACTCTATTTGCTCTAATTGATGGATATGTAAAATTCGAAAGATTAGGAAAAGACAAGAAGCAAGTATCTGTATACGCTTCAAAATAG
- a CDS encoding HD domain-containing protein, whose translation MLARIKQGLTFIFGKYKSEWNIEVKKILTDKEFEVFNQMSEYDKIHSYKILKLVLEDNLLKDEEIFKKLALLHDCGKYHASLYRRMKKVLIGEKTLDRHNEDSYKKLENINLELAELAKDHHYYSDDIYMQRFQELDDK comes from the coding sequence ATGTTAGCAAGGATTAAACAGGGACTTACTTTTATTTTTGGAAAATATAAATCAGAATGGAATATAGAAGTAAAAAAAATATTAACAGATAAAGAGTTTGAAGTTTTTAATCAAATGAGTGAATATGATAAGATACATTCATATAAAATATTAAAACTAGTATTAGAGGATAATTTATTAAAAGATGAAGAAATTTTTAAAAAATTAGCTCTTTTGCATGATTGTGGAAAGTATCATGCATCTTTATATAGAAGAATGAAAAAAGTTTTGATAGGAGAAAAAACTTTAGATAGACACAATGAAGATTCATATAAAAAATTAGAGAATATTAATCTTGAACTAGCGGAGTTAGCTAAGGATCATCACTATTATTCTGATGATATCTATATGCAAAGATTTCAAGAGTTAGATGATAAGTAA
- a CDS encoding KH domain-containing protein: MQERFNLLSDESLKITMIKKTFPNLAFPELVGRREYIYEYPKKRVKNSLEEIEKLCRDLSGRYDVSEFTDKKGLELKEHIREVDISFKNGKLFFSGNSFMPKQVRIMSGYILTGRKEALEGKYLTLSKIVLSEELKNNIFEKVEDVKIAGVERIESNRDRNLYILYTSKEKKGELIGKNGKNIKALKKIYGNIVVKEIC; encoded by the coding sequence TTGCAAGAGAGATTTAATCTTTTATCAGATGAAAGTTTAAAAATAACAATGATAAAAAAAACTTTTCCAAATCTAGCTTTTCCAGAGTTGGTAGGTAGAAGAGAGTATATATATGAATATCCTAAAAAAAGAGTAAAAAATAGCTTAGAAGAGATTGAAAAACTTTGTAGAGATTTATCTGGAAGATATGATGTAAGTGAGTTTACTGATAAAAAAGGATTAGAACTAAAAGAACATATAAGAGAGGTAGATATATCTTTTAAGAATGGGAAACTATTTTTTTCTGGAAACTCTTTTATGCCAAAACAGGTAAGAATAATGTCTGGATATATTCTTACTGGCAGAAAGGAAGCATTAGAAGGAAAATATCTTACTTTATCTAAGATAGTCTTAAGTGAGGAGCTAAAAAATAATATTTTTGAAAAAGTAGAAGATGTAAAAATAGCTGGAGTAGAGAGAATAGAGAGTAATAGAGATAGAAATTTGTATATTCTTTATACTTCTAAAGAGAAAAAAGGAGAGCTAATAGGTAAAAATGGAAAAAATATAAAAGCTCTTAAGAAAATTTATGGAAATATAGTGGTAAAAGAGATATGTTAG
- a CDS encoding DUF1858 domain-containing protein has protein sequence MVTKDTNILVAVQNYPIIREVFAKYGLGCVGCMIAAGETLGEGIAAHGLDADAVIAEINKVISENK, from the coding sequence ATGGTAACAAAAGATACAAATATTTTAGTAGCAGTTCAAAATTATCCAATAATCAGAGAAGTATTTGCAAAGTATGGACTTGGTTGTGTAGGATGTATGATAGCAGCTGGAGAAACTTTAGGAGAAGGGATTGCAGCTCACGGATTAGATGCTGATGCTGTAATAGCTGAAATCAATAAAGTAATATCTGAAAATAAATAG
- a CDS encoding KpsF/GutQ family sugar-phosphate isomerase: MEFNEVDYARSVFEAEIEELGRVKNSLDGDITKVVELILGMKGKVVVTGIGKSGLIGKKIAATLASTGTTAIFMNSAEGLHGDLGMIAPNDVVLAISNSGNSDEIVSLLPSIQKIGAKLVAMTGNRNSKLGKAADYVLNIGVSREGCPLNLAPMSSATATLVMGDALAAILIKRRDFRPENFALYHPGGSLGKRLLMRVRDIMKKGDEIPVCDKESPIKNVILTMTDKSLGAVCVMNGDLMVGIITEGDIRRALTKEGEFFTFKAKDIMTRNFTRTDSNSMAIDALELMENRPSQITVLPVIDDNKLVGMVRVHDLLNIVGK; this comes from the coding sequence ATGGAATTTAATGAAGTGGATTATGCAAGAAGTGTATTTGAGGCAGAGATAGAGGAATTAGGAAGAGTAAAGAACTCTTTAGACGGAGATATAACAAAAGTTGTAGAGTTGATATTAGGAATGAAGGGAAAAGTTGTAGTTACAGGAATAGGAAAATCTGGACTTATTGGTAAGAAGATAGCTGCAACATTAGCTTCAACAGGAACAACGGCTATATTTATGAACTCTGCTGAAGGATTACATGGAGATCTTGGAATGATAGCTCCAAATGATGTGGTATTAGCTATATCTAATAGTGGAAATAGTGATGAGATAGTATCTCTTCTTCCATCTATTCAAAAGATAGGAGCTAAACTTGTAGCTATGACAGGAAATAGAAATTCAAAACTAGGAAAAGCAGCTGACTATGTATTAAATATAGGAGTAAGTAGAGAGGGATGTCCGCTTAATTTAGCTCCTATGTCATCAGCAACAGCTACTTTAGTTATGGGAGATGCTCTTGCAGCAATACTTATAAAGAGAAGGGATTTTAGACCAGAGAATTTTGCACTATATCATCCAGGTGGAAGTCTAGGAAAAAGACTTCTAATGAGAGTAAGAGATATAATGAAAAAAGGTGATGAAATACCTGTATGTGATAAAGAGAGTCCAATAAAAAATGTAATACTTACTATGACAGATAAAAGTCTTGGTGCTGTATGTGTTATGAATGGTGATTTAATGGTAGGTATTATCACAGAGGGAGATATTAGAAGAGCTTTGACAAAAGAGGGAGAATTCTTTACGTTTAAAGCTAAGGATATAATGACAAGAAACTTTACAAGAACGGATTCTAATAGTATGGCAATAGATGCTCTAGAACTTATGGAAAATAGACCTAGCCAAATAACTGTACTCCCTGTAATAGATGATAATAAATTGGTAGGTATGGTAAGAGTACATGATTTACTAAATATAGTAGGAAAATAA
- a CDS encoding ribosomal-processing cysteine protease Prp translates to MTRIEIYRKKGRVVGYKATGHSGYAEYGEDIVCAALSMALQLPLGGMQDVLDIYPKFEIDSDGYLSVDMRGMDNKGKEKELDTLLESMVLMIKSLSKDYPKNIKLVEKEEK, encoded by the coding sequence ATGACAAGAATAGAAATTTATAGAAAAAAAGGTAGAGTTGTAGGATACAAAGCTACTGGACATTCAGGCTATGCTGAGTATGGTGAAGATATAGTTTGTGCTGCACTTTCTATGGCATTACAATTACCTTTAGGTGGTATGCAAGATGTGCTTGATATCTATCCTAAGTTTGAAATAGACTCTGATGGATACTTAAGTGTAGATATGAGAGGTATGGATAATAAAGGAAAAGAGAAAGAACTAGATACTTTATTAGAGAGCATGGTATTAATGATAAAAAGTTTATCAAAAGATTATCCTAAAAATATAAAGCTTGTTGAGAAGGAGGAAAAATAG
- the kdsA gene encoding 3-deoxy-8-phosphooctulonate synthase, which produces MVDKVRVVKVGDKIEIGGNKRFALIAGPCVIESEELVMEVAGKIKDICDRLGIQYIFKASFDKANRSSIHSFRGPGLEKGLEILKKVKEKYNVPVITDVHETWQCKKAAEVVDILQIPAFLCRQTDLLLAAAETGLPVNIKKGQFLAPWDMKNVVTKMEESNNQNILLCERGSTFGYNNMVVDMRSFMEMRKFGYPVVFDVTHAVQRPGGLGTATSGDREYVFPLMRAGLAIGVDAIFAEVHPNPNEAKSDGPNMLFLDDLEEILKVAIKIDDLVKGR; this is translated from the coding sequence ATGGTAGATAAAGTAAGAGTTGTAAAAGTAGGAGATAAGATAGAAATTGGAGGAAATAAAAGATTTGCTCTAATAGCTGGGCCTTGTGTAATAGAGTCAGAAGAGCTAGTAATGGAAGTAGCTGGAAAAATAAAAGATATCTGTGATAGACTAGGAATACAATATATTTTTAAAGCTTCTTTTGATAAGGCTAATAGGTCATCTATACACTCTTTTAGAGGACCAGGACTTGAAAAAGGATTAGAAATTTTAAAGAAAGTTAAAGAAAAGTATAATGTTCCTGTAATAACTGATGTACATGAAACTTGGCAATGTAAAAAAGCTGCAGAAGTAGTAGATATTTTACAAATTCCAGCTTTTTTATGTAGACAGACAGATTTACTTTTAGCAGCAGCAGAAACAGGGCTTCCAGTAAATATTAAAAAAGGACAATTTTTAGCTCCTTGGGATATGAAAAATGTTGTAACTAAAATGGAAGAGAGTAATAATCAAAATATACTACTTTGTGAAAGAGGAAGTACTTTTGGATACAATAATATGGTAGTAGATATGAGAAGCTTTATGGAAATGAGAAAATTTGGATATCCAGTAGTATTTGATGTGACTCATGCTGTACAAAGACCAGGGGGGCTAGGAACAGCTACATCTGGGGATAGAGAGTACGTATTCCCACTTATGAGAGCAGGGCTTGCAATAGGTGTAGATGCTATATTTGCTGAGGTACATCCTAATCCAAATGAAGCTAAGTCAGATGGACCAAATATGTTATTCTTAGATGATTTAGAGGAGATATTAAAAGTAGCTATAAAAATAGATGATTTAGTAAAAGGAAGATAG
- a CDS encoding flavodoxin, translating to MKKIGVFYGTTSGTTAGVVDELEFYLRKNDYEVHNVADGISSLSEYENLILVTPTYGVGELQADWENVYDEFCKIDFTGKVVGLIGLGNQYAFGESFVGGIKVLYDVVINNGGKVVGFTSTEGYHYEESEAVIDDKFVGLAIDEGNQGDYTPEKIQNWVSEIKPEFN from the coding sequence ATGAAAAAAATTGGAGTGTTTTATGGTACTACTTCAGGGACTACTGCTGGAGTTGTTGATGAATTAGAATTTTATTTAAGAAAAAATGACTATGAGGTACACAATGTAGCTGATGGTATTTCTAGTCTTTCTGAATATGAAAATCTCATACTTGTAACACCTACTTATGGTGTAGGAGAATTACAAGCTGACTGGGAAAATGTATATGATGAGTTTTGTAAAATTGATTTTACAGGAAAAGTTGTTGGACTTATAGGACTTGGAAATCAATATGCATTTGGAGAATCATTTGTAGGAGGAATTAAAGTTCTTTACGATGTGGTTATTAATAATGGTGGAAAAGTTGTTGGATTTACATCAACTGAAGGATACCACTATGAAGAATCAGAGGCAGTAATTGATGATAAATTTGTAGGACTTGCAATAGATGAAGGAAATCAAGGAGATTATACTCCTGAAAAAATTCAAAATTGGGTATCTGAAATTAAACCTGAATTTAATTAA